A single genomic interval of Gossypium raimondii isolate GPD5lz chromosome 11, ASM2569854v1, whole genome shotgun sequence harbors:
- the LOC105803734 gene encoding NAC domain-containing protein 37 codes for MMESMESMESCVPPGFRFHPTDEELVGYYLRKKVASQKIDLDVIRDIDLYRIEPWDLQERCRIGYEEQSEWYFFSHKDKKYPTGTRTNRATMAGFWKATGRDKAVYDKSKLIGMRKTLVFYKGRAPNGQKTDWIMHEYRLESDENGPPQEEGWVVCRAFKKKTTGQTKSIDVWDSSYDEPSGISSVVDPLDYLSRQPQNLLPPSYLCKQETEAENLNFVHSDQFVQLPQLESPSLPLIKKPTSISLVPENNINNNTNHKEEEDHLLKIMCNNNNNEKVTDWRTLDKFVASQLSHEDRYHGEVAVSCFDAADNNTNNSDMALLLLQSSGREEANKLNEFLNSSSDCDIGICIFDK; via the exons ATGATGGAGTCAATGGAGTCAATGGAGTCATGTGTCCCACCTGGATTCCGGTTCCACCCGACGGACGAGGAGCTTGTTGGGTATTATCTGAGGAAGAAGGTCGCATCGCAGAAGATTGATCTCGATGTCATCAGAGACATTGATCTCTATAGGATCGAACCATGGGATcttcaag AGAGGTGCCGGATCGGATACGAGGAGCAAAGCGAGTGGTATTTCTTCAGTCACAAGGATAAGAAATATCCAACGGGGACAAGGACTAACAGAGCAACCATGGCTGGTTTTTGGAAAGCAACGGGGCGAGACAAGGCGGTGTACGATAAATCCAAGCTGATCGGAATGAGAAAGACCCTTGTTTTCTACAAAGGAAGAGCTCCTAATGGACAGAAAACCGACTGGATCATGCATGAATACAGGCTTGAATCCGACGAGAATGGACCTCCACAG GAAGAAGGCTGGGTTGTTTGTCGAGCATTTAAGAAGAAAACAACTGGTCAAACCAAGAGCATTGATGTGTGGGATTCAAGCTACGACGAACCAAGTGGCATTAGCTCAGTGGTTGATCCACTCGACTACTTGTCGAGGCAACCCCAGAATCTTTTACCTCCGAGTTACTTGTGTAAGCAAGAGACCGAGGCTGAAAACTTAAACTTTGTCCACTCCGATCAGTTCGTACAGCTTCCTCAGCTAGAGAGCCCATCTCTGCCATTAATAAAAAAGCCGACTTCCATATCTCTGGTGCCCgagaataatattaataataataccaatcacaaagaagaagaagatcatCTGCTGAAGATAATgtgcaacaacaacaacaatgagAAAGTGACTGACTGGAGAACCCTCGACAAGTTTGTTGCTTCTCAGTTGAGCCATGAAGATAGATACCATGGTGAAGTAGCAGTTTCATGCTTTGATGCTGCAGATAATAATACTAACAACTCAGATATGGCATTGCTGTTGTTACAGAGTAGTGGTAGAGAAGAAGCGAACAAATTGAACGAGTTCTTGAACTCGAGCTCGGATTGTGATATTGGAATATGCATATTTGATAAATGA